One Paenibacillus sp. FSL H7-0737 DNA segment encodes these proteins:
- a CDS encoding YcxB family protein, whose translation MENEIKVDTVLKSEDVQEFNLWFSLNSRIILSSFSVVAYFVILLLITKDYSIKNISILAVTAVILAAVLWYMTKSSLTKKSKKAFATDSLAQQPQSYSVSDEGIKYVSEAGSGQVKWEEIHKIGETMNLFVFFVSSNRALIIPKRYFQSVQDKDAFKDLARKYMFSHRVKFKS comes from the coding sequence GTGGAAAATGAAATAAAAGTAGATACCGTCCTTAAGAGTGAGGACGTTCAGGAGTTTAACCTATGGTTCAGCTTGAATAGCCGTATTATACTTAGCTCTTTCAGTGTGGTTGCTTATTTTGTGATTTTGCTGTTAATTACTAAGGATTACAGTATTAAAAATATTTCAATCCTTGCTGTGACTGCTGTGATTCTTGCCGCTGTTTTATGGTATATGACCAAATCAAGTTTGACCAAAAAATCTAAAAAAGCCTTCGCAACAGACAGTTTAGCCCAGCAACCTCAGAGCTATTCCGTATCAGATGAGGGTATAAAGTACGTATCTGAGGCAGGTTCCGGGCAAGTGAAATGGGAAGAGATACATAAAATAGGTGAAACGATGAACCTGTTCGTGTTTTTTGTGTCTTCTAATCGAGCGCTGATTATTCCTAAACGGTACTTTCAGTCGGTACAAGATAAAGATGCATTTAAGGACTTGGCCAGAAAGTATATGTTCTCCCATCGAGTAAAGTTCAAATCGTAA
- a CDS encoding type B 50S ribosomal protein L31, with translation MREGIHPKYNKVIFMDASVGFKFLSASTKSSNETMEWEDGNTYPVIRVDASSASHPFYTGKQRDTEQGGRVDKFKQRLAQKK, from the coding sequence ATGAGAGAAGGCATACATCCAAAGTACAACAAGGTTATTTTCATGGATGCAAGCGTAGGCTTCAAATTCTTGAGTGCATCTACAAAATCATCCAATGAAACTATGGAATGGGAAGATGGTAACACTTATCCTGTTATCCGCGTGGACGCAAGTTCCGCATCCCACCCATTTTACACTGGTAAACAAAGAGATACAGAACAAGGCGGCCGTGTTGACAAGTTCAAACAACGTCTTGCACAAAAGAAATAA
- a CDS encoding diguanylate cyclase domain-containing protein, which yields MRRNRSGLVSDIALLSFLVLLFICIVFISGAPDDYIQNIIILNVAFILAIVTYFTTVTAGLVLNLVFIFAYGFYTMYQTISLGETIGLNTYFWLIMTPLLTVVLWIFTLSNRELQAENQRLENKTANMAIIDENTDLRNSISFQKDAALFTGISTRYQIPLTLLVVKVKYWNEIRRIIPEDKLAEAIHDVSQLSQASIRTNDALYLLDKDDATWGLLLFTDNDGAKIVIERIKLKLQELNDTEFVKKYKVSLGLKIGAVEYQSSTIENPLDFIVQAKKQLEYDV from the coding sequence GTGAGACGTAATCGCAGCGGTTTAGTTTCGGATATCGCTCTCTTATCGTTCCTGGTGCTTCTTTTTATTTGTATTGTCTTCATTTCAGGGGCACCCGATGATTATATCCAGAATATTATTATTTTAAATGTGGCTTTTATTCTGGCGATTGTTACTTATTTTACAACGGTGACTGCAGGGTTGGTCTTGAACCTGGTGTTTATATTTGCTTATGGCTTCTACACGATGTATCAGACGATATCTTTGGGAGAGACAATTGGACTGAATACTTACTTCTGGCTAATTATGACCCCATTGTTAACAGTGGTACTGTGGATATTTACACTAAGCAATCGTGAGCTGCAGGCTGAGAATCAGCGTTTGGAGAATAAGACTGCCAATATGGCCATCATCGACGAGAACACAGATCTGCGTAACAGTATTTCTTTTCAGAAGGATGCCGCTTTATTTACAGGCATTTCTACTCGATATCAGATTCCACTCACACTGCTTGTAGTGAAAGTGAAATACTGGAATGAGATTAGACGTATTATTCCCGAAGATAAGCTGGCTGAGGCCATTCATGACGTGTCTCAGCTCAGTCAGGCCAGCATTCGTACCAATGATGCACTGTATCTGCTGGACAAAGATGACGCAACATGGGGCCTTCTGCTGTTCACCGACAACGATGGAGCAAAAATCGTGATCGAGCGGATTAAATTGAAGCTTCAAGAGCTTAATGACACTGAATTTGTCAAAAAGTATAAAGTTAGCCTCGGTCTCAAAATAGGTGCTGTAGAATATCAATCCAGCACTATTGAGAATCCGTTAGATTTTATTGTTCAGGCTAAAAAACAACTGGAGTATGATGTATAA
- a CDS encoding cellulose biosynthesis cyclic di-GMP-binding regulatory protein BcsB, whose translation MMMKKQMVILLTCLSLFLIQLNVAAAEAPPQDTRLTYTTSFTGTDTTLKGSSAQQQYFEVMDYWNVDEIRINLHFQISQITKEQISSITLTLNGSPFYTFRPSLKDNGEQQLVLQAPKGFLKKGTNTLGIQGYLQSNYTDEQSCSVDYDFDNWLHLFNTSSISVMYAPKPLTGGISDFSERFSGVDTLTKNHSVLTVPDKSTGAELESATYALSGLVKGNTLDNRTIPMLPYRSDTVKNKAAVVLVAMYDRVPSGLKAQLSTSEDLSTHALLQLVNKDTQPTLVVTSKDENLLIKAGRFVANEELLGQISSDLKVVDDATEVSAPPLSISSNITLTETGDKLTGARHQEQTYFVALPSNRSIADSGRIRLDFRYAQNLDFDRSLVTVSINNTPIGSKKLTKELANGDKLDLPVPQSLNISGNFTVNVAFDLELKGAECTLDKQQMPWAYISKDSVMRLNTKDRTDLLFNNYPYPFIRDGLYNQVAVVLPQEMDDYSYLSLANVFNLLGKYASGNIGNIQFYTDNISADHLKNNNVIAIGTYKNNKIIRDHNDKLYFQYNGNGTAIRSNEKMSIEDHYGAQIGTLQLIESPFEAGRGLLAVTGAHSEEYYLASKLIATERDKWKVFGDGVIVDKDGNVNAHRFKIITGAAEDSVVKKIAERTDVLSFIIVIVLVLTLVILSLILLLRKHMKKRGDKRET comes from the coding sequence ATGATGATGAAAAAACAAATGGTTATACTGTTAACCTGCCTCTCTCTTTTTCTAATTCAATTGAATGTTGCAGCCGCCGAGGCTCCGCCTCAGGATACTAGATTAACCTACACAACCTCTTTTACAGGAACAGATACTACGTTAAAAGGTTCGAGTGCCCAGCAGCAATATTTTGAGGTCATGGATTATTGGAATGTGGATGAGATCAGAATTAACCTGCACTTTCAAATTTCGCAAATTACCAAGGAGCAGATTTCTAGCATTACCTTAACACTAAATGGCAGCCCATTCTATACATTTAGACCCTCTCTAAAAGATAATGGCGAACAACAACTGGTCCTTCAGGCACCTAAAGGGTTTCTAAAAAAAGGAACCAATACGCTTGGAATTCAGGGCTATTTGCAGTCGAACTATACAGATGAACAATCTTGTTCTGTCGATTATGATTTTGATAATTGGCTGCATCTGTTTAATACATCCAGTATTAGCGTGATGTATGCGCCGAAGCCCTTGACTGGAGGGATTAGTGACTTTAGCGAGCGCTTCTCTGGCGTTGATACCTTAACGAAGAATCATAGTGTGCTGACCGTACCGGATAAAAGCACAGGGGCTGAATTGGAGTCGGCTACTTATGCGCTCTCCGGGCTTGTGAAGGGGAATACATTGGACAATAGAACGATTCCAATGCTTCCCTACCGGTCAGATACGGTGAAGAATAAAGCTGCGGTTGTACTGGTAGCTATGTATGACCGAGTACCAAGTGGGCTAAAGGCTCAGCTAAGCACCTCTGAAGATTTAAGTACACATGCACTGCTGCAGTTAGTGAATAAGGATACTCAGCCGACACTTGTCGTAACCTCGAAGGATGAGAACTTACTGATTAAAGCAGGCCGTTTTGTTGCGAATGAAGAGTTATTGGGTCAAATCAGCAGTGATTTAAAGGTAGTCGATGATGCTACAGAAGTATCTGCACCCCCCCTTTCGATTAGCTCCAATATTACGCTTACAGAGACGGGTGATAAACTCACTGGGGCACGTCATCAGGAGCAGACATACTTTGTTGCATTGCCCTCTAACCGCTCGATTGCAGATTCAGGCAGAATCAGATTGGATTTCCGTTATGCACAGAATTTAGATTTCGACCGTTCATTAGTGACTGTCAGCATCAACAACACACCCATTGGCAGCAAGAAGCTGACCAAAGAGCTGGCGAATGGCGATAAGCTGGATCTTCCAGTTCCCCAAAGCTTGAATATTTCGGGTAATTTCACGGTAAATGTAGCCTTTGATTTGGAGCTGAAGGGAGCCGAATGTACTTTAGATAAGCAACAAATGCCTTGGGCGTATATCAGCAAAGATTCTGTAATGCGTCTTAATACTAAGGATCGTACGGATCTTTTGTTTAATAACTATCCGTATCCGTTCATACGCGACGGACTTTACAATCAAGTAGCAGTCGTTCTACCACAAGAAATGGATGATTATTCATATTTGAGTTTAGCTAATGTATTTAATCTACTGGGAAAATACGCTAGCGGAAATATAGGCAACATTCAGTTCTACACGGATAACATTAGCGCTGATCATTTGAAGAATAATAATGTTATCGCCATAGGTACGTATAAGAATAATAAGATCATCCGTGATCATAATGATAAGCTCTATTTTCAATATAACGGGAACGGAACAGCGATTCGCTCCAATGAGAAGATGAGTATTGAAGATCATTACGGTGCTCAAATTGGTACACTGCAGCTGATTGAATCGCCATTTGAAGCGGGACGGGGGTTGCTTGCTGTTACGGGAGCCCACTCTGAAGAGTACTATTTGGCGTCGAAGTTGATCGCAACAGAGCGGGATAAATGGAAGGTGTTTGGCGATGGGGTAATCGTTGATAAGGACGGTAATGTCAATGCGCACCGTTTCAAGATCATTACTGGAGCAGCAGAGGATTCCGTGGTTAAAAAAATAGCGGAACGAACGGACGTGCTGAGTTTCATTATCGTAATTGTGCTGGTGCTGACACTGGTGATTCTATCGCTGATCCTGCTGCTTCGTAAACATATGAAGAAACGTGGTGATAAGCGTGAGACGTAA
- a CDS encoding glycosyltransferase family 2 protein, which produces MTISDILMVIAVICIWSLLLVNVTLIIAGYLYYIKSENEDIPEIEGEYPLVSIMVPAHNEGVVICKTVESLLALDYPEDRYEIIVINDNSSDNSAELLAGIQNRNPGRQLIVINTDAITGGKGKSNALNIGFTHCKGQLIAIYDADNTPEKTALRYLVAEIMNDSSLGAVIGKFRTRNRNASLLTRFINIETLSFQWMAQAGRWKLFKLCTIPGTNFIMRRSIVESIGGWDVKAIAEDTEISFRIYMMGYRIKFQPKSVTWEQEPQTLKVWFKQRTRWAKGNIYVIVKNIPLLFDKSAAKVRFDILYFLAIYFLLLMSLITSDVLLILHALGYVHTTIAGLSNFLWLLAIILFVVGTFITLTTEKGEMSFSNLWIVMLMYVSYCQLWMVVAAYGLYLYVKDLIFKREAKWYKTERY; this is translated from the coding sequence ATGACGATTTCAGACATACTGATGGTAATTGCAGTGATCTGTATCTGGTCTCTATTGCTGGTGAATGTGACCCTCATTATCGCAGGCTATTTATATTACATTAAATCTGAAAATGAGGACATACCAGAGATAGAGGGCGAATATCCTTTGGTTTCAATTATGGTTCCTGCTCACAATGAGGGGGTAGTAATCTGTAAGACGGTAGAGTCTCTGCTAGCGCTTGATTATCCGGAAGATCGATATGAGATTATTGTGATTAATGATAATTCCTCTGATAACAGTGCTGAACTGCTGGCCGGTATCCAAAACCGAAATCCGGGGCGGCAGCTGATCGTCATTAATACGGATGCGATTACGGGTGGCAAGGGGAAATCGAATGCGCTGAATATAGGCTTCACCCATTGCAAAGGGCAGTTAATTGCGATTTATGATGCAGACAACACTCCTGAAAAAACGGCTTTACGTTATCTGGTCGCTGAGATCATGAATGACTCTAGCCTAGGCGCAGTAATCGGTAAGTTTAGAACCCGTAACCGTAACGCAAGCCTACTTACCCGGTTTATTAATATTGAGACGTTGTCCTTTCAATGGATGGCGCAAGCGGGACGCTGGAAACTGTTCAAGTTATGCACCATTCCCGGCACTAATTTTATTATGCGCAGGTCTATCGTAGAAAGTATCGGTGGCTGGGATGTTAAAGCGATAGCCGAAGATACAGAAATCAGCTTCAGAATATATATGATGGGTTATCGGATCAAGTTCCAGCCGAAATCGGTCACATGGGAGCAAGAGCCACAGACCTTAAAAGTCTGGTTCAAGCAGCGAACGCGCTGGGCTAAGGGCAACATTTATGTCATTGTCAAAAATATCCCTCTGCTGTTCGATAAGTCCGCCGCAAAAGTCCGATTCGATATTCTTTATTTTCTAGCCATTTACTTCTTATTGCTGATGTCGTTAATCACCTCGGATGTGCTGCTCATCCTGCATGCTTTGGGCTATGTACATACTACCATTGCTGGGCTTAGCAATTTCCTCTGGCTGCTCGCCATCATTCTGTTCGTTGTAGGTACTTTCATAACGTTGACGACAGAGAAGGGCGAGATGAGCTTCTCCAATTTATGGATCGTAATGTTGATGTACGTCTCTTATTGTCAGCTGTGGATGGTTGTCGCCGCCTACGGACTATATCTTTATGTCAAAGACCTCATCTTCAAAAGAGAAGCAAAGTGGTATAAGACTGAACGCTATTAA
- the wsfD gene encoding glycan biosynthesis hexose transferase WsfD has translation MMDNTVKTPLRQGIALANLSVSPAFLAAFGVLLITIIALFTAPYVGVADNGDFFRSIYSNGLYFNLPDYDSQYFGYFVKQYGIFQYFNENGAMLFSSQSLFIKLAIGLNKLFFSSEVFDIRFQAAIYTILYVIAIYLLIEAITWRMSRKKGFIIAGIAIFIFGDTGYTAYFSSFYGESVVMITMIFMFASWLMLYRKRFNDYAMLALFVISTLILTTSKQQNAPVGMIIAVLACSLLWIRRDKIFRILTMASLALMLFAGVFTYLNISNEFVNINQFHAMTRGVLKESPDPEAALKALGMDEQFAILKNSIHYEKYVTIDVNSPLLEENFYSRYGFVSILKYYLTNPDQLNSILNVAAQSAFSIKPAAMGNFEHSVGKEFRAQSHFFTGYSQLKQTLAPRTFGFIFLWMVLVIGLYMPSFVKAIKSRDFRGVQRMVLIVASIGIGLSGIFVSIIGAGDADISKHEFLFTLSFDLVTFLTLSSVIGRRVSKNSNRVKQVSKNTPSSLYTKPQKDVSV, from the coding sequence ATGATGGACAACACGGTGAAAACACCTCTAAGGCAGGGGATAGCACTTGCTAATTTATCGGTTTCTCCGGCATTTCTTGCTGCATTTGGAGTGCTGCTTATAACCATCATTGCGCTGTTCACAGCTCCGTATGTCGGAGTGGCGGATAACGGTGACTTTTTCCGTAGCATTTATAGTAATGGACTCTATTTCAATCTGCCGGATTATGATAGTCAGTACTTTGGTTATTTTGTGAAGCAATATGGGATCTTTCAATATTTTAATGAGAATGGTGCAATGTTATTTTCTTCTCAGTCCTTATTTATCAAGCTGGCTATAGGACTTAACAAGTTGTTCTTCAGTAGTGAGGTATTCGACATCCGCTTTCAAGCGGCGATTTATACGATTCTTTATGTAATCGCAATTTACTTATTAATAGAGGCTATTACATGGAGGATGTCCCGAAAAAAGGGATTCATTATTGCAGGTATTGCTATTTTTATATTCGGAGATACCGGGTATACGGCTTATTTTAGCTCCTTTTACGGCGAGAGTGTTGTGATGATCACGATGATCTTCATGTTCGCTTCATGGCTGATGTTATATCGAAAAAGATTCAATGACTACGCGATGCTGGCCTTGTTCGTAATTAGCACGCTGATCCTGACTACTTCTAAGCAGCAGAATGCGCCAGTGGGTATGATCATTGCTGTTCTGGCATGTTCATTGCTTTGGATTCGTAGAGACAAGATATTTCGGATCCTGACAATGGCGTCTCTTGCTCTGATGCTGTTCGCAGGTGTGTTCACGTATTTGAATATCTCAAATGAGTTCGTAAACATTAACCAGTTCCATGCCATGACCCGAGGGGTGCTGAAGGAATCACCTGATCCAGAAGCCGCTTTAAAAGCGTTAGGGATGGACGAGCAATTCGCCATTCTGAAGAACAGCATTCACTATGAGAAATACGTGACCATAGACGTGAATTCACCACTTCTCGAGGAGAATTTCTACAGTCGTTATGGATTTGTATCCATCCTTAAATATTATTTAACGAACCCTGACCAGCTTAATTCGATTCTTAATGTAGCTGCTCAAAGTGCATTCTCGATTAAGCCTGCGGCTATGGGGAATTTCGAGCATTCTGTTGGTAAGGAGTTTCGAGCACAGAGTCACTTTTTCACCGGATACAGCCAACTGAAACAAACGCTGGCCCCGCGAACATTCGGGTTCATCTTCCTCTGGATGGTGCTTGTCATCGGTCTCTATATGCCTTCCTTTGTAAAAGCGATCAAGTCCCGTGACTTCAGAGGTGTGCAGCGAATGGTATTGATTGTCGCTTCGATTGGCATTGGGCTTTCAGGTATTTTTGTATCGATTATCGGGGCAGGCGATGCCGATATTTCCAAGCATGAGTTCTTATTTACATTATCCTTTGATTTAGTCACTTTTCTGACCCTATCCAGTGTGATTGGGCGTAGAGTTTCTAAAAACAGCAATCGGGTTAAGCAGGTTAGCAAGAACACCCCTTCTAGCCTGTATACAAAGCCTCAAAAGGATGTGAGTGTGTGA
- a CDS encoding glycosyl hydrolase family 8, giving the protein MRKIIIAALAIFAGIIGLTACEKTAVPNPSNSVHTNSPAPVDSENDTKVIQTQEVTNLEQFITSKLTGEYGVYTNFIETDQSAEAASGHEVLSESASLRMLAAVRSGQQERFAEQWQLAKQTFDINSGFSYRYSPKQQKLYPLNAAVDDLRMIQALYEAGEKFGDKRYTAEADKYGERLYDYNVKDGKLYDFYDMEYSSTNTFVTLCYINLGTLRKMSIPSQFSKKLTNDLNVILENGYLSDEFPFYETRFNYESGKYSSENINTVESLLSILALAEVGQQKATSIDFIKQQVEAGTLYGQYSREGKPLNDIRSTAIYAITAMIGSEIGDESLHHKSIERMNEFRVTDVDSPLYGGFGDVASGQAYSFDNLMALLAYVY; this is encoded by the coding sequence TTGAGGAAAATAATTATTGCTGCACTAGCGATATTTGCAGGCATTATAGGGTTAACGGCATGCGAAAAAACGGCAGTACCGAATCCGTCCAATAGTGTTCATACTAATTCTCCAGCTCCAGTAGATTCGGAAAATGATACTAAGGTAATCCAGACGCAGGAAGTAACTAACTTAGAGCAGTTTATTACCTCGAAACTCACAGGTGAGTACGGTGTATATACTAATTTTATTGAAACAGATCAGTCGGCGGAAGCGGCGAGTGGACACGAAGTTCTGAGTGAATCGGCATCTCTCCGGATGCTGGCAGCTGTGCGTAGCGGCCAACAAGAGAGATTTGCAGAACAATGGCAACTGGCTAAGCAAACTTTTGATATCAACAGTGGTTTCAGCTACCGTTACAGTCCTAAACAGCAGAAGCTATACCCCTTGAATGCTGCCGTTGATGATTTGCGTATGATTCAAGCTCTTTATGAGGCGGGGGAGAAGTTCGGCGATAAACGTTATACAGCTGAAGCGGATAAATATGGCGAAAGATTATATGATTATAATGTAAAAGACGGAAAACTTTATGATTTCTACGATATGGAATATTCTTCAACAAACACATTCGTCACTTTGTGTTATATTAATTTGGGCACTTTGCGAAAAATGTCGATTCCTAGCCAATTTAGTAAGAAACTGACGAATGATTTGAACGTAATATTGGAAAACGGATATTTATCGGATGAATTCCCCTTTTATGAGACACGGTTTAATTATGAGAGCGGAAAATATAGTTCGGAAAACATCAATACAGTAGAGTCGCTTTTATCCATTCTAGCCTTAGCTGAGGTGGGCCAGCAGAAAGCCACCAGCATTGATTTTATCAAGCAACAGGTCGAAGCTGGAACGTTGTATGGGCAATATTCGAGAGAAGGTAAGCCGCTGAACGATATCCGCTCCACAGCCATTTATGCCATTACGGCTATGATCGGCTCAGAAATCGGCGATGAATCTCTCCACCATAAAAGCATTGAAAGAATGAACGAGTTCAGAGTAACAGATGTGGATAGCCCACTGTACGGAGGATTCGGTGATGTCGCTAGCGGCCAAGCTTATTCTTTTGACAACCTGATGGCATTACTGGCCTATGTCTATTAA
- a CDS encoding catalase, translating to MSEHQKVNGNSKNEQLEQFRSKDEGHTLTTNQGLKVSEDEFSLKAGDRGPTLLEDFHFREKMTHFDHERIPERVVHARGFAAHGEFEVYKSLKEYTKAKFLQDPSVKTPVFVRFSTVAGSRGSAETVRDARGFSTKFYTEEGNYDLVGNNMPVFFIQDAIKFPDLVHALKPEPHNEMPQAASAHDTFWDFIANNQESAHMAMWLMSDRAIPRSFRMMEGFGVHTFRLINEQGKAHFVKFHWKPVLGVHSLVWDEAQKISGADPDFHRRDLWESIEAGNFPEYELGIQLLSEEDEFKFDFDVLDPTKLWPEEDVPVQIVGKMTLNRNVDNVFAETEQVAFHPGHVVPGIDFTNDPLLQGRLFSYTDTQLIRLGGPNFHELPINRPVCPFHNNQRDGYGRQTINQGSVSYHNNSLANNTPAPATEDEGGYVHYQEKVEGRKVRSRSKSFEDHFSQAKLFWNSMSAPEKAHIIEAYSFELGKVKSKSVRQQVVDMLANVTLELAVPVAEAIGATSPKTGGSEVAQISPALSQANTKKHPNTRKIGVIIGDRFDEDLVMPVLDTLMRAGIQPEIISDKLGFIKGSKGTELEVIHTLSTTDSVLFDAIYAAGGNSEHKKFHKDTAQFLNQAYSHFKPIAVTTENAKLLETAEHRSSPGVIIGDGGEVFAASLVAAITAHRFWERMNE from the coding sequence ATGAGTGAACATCAAAAAGTGAACGGAAACAGCAAGAATGAGCAACTGGAACAGTTTCGCAGTAAGGATGAAGGTCACACCTTAACAACGAACCAGGGTTTAAAAGTATCAGAGGACGAGTTCTCCTTAAAAGCGGGTGATCGGGGCCCAACCTTACTGGAAGACTTTCATTTCCGGGAAAAAATGACGCATTTCGATCATGAGCGAATCCCTGAGCGAGTCGTGCATGCACGTGGATTTGCTGCTCATGGTGAGTTTGAAGTATATAAATCACTGAAAGAATATACAAAGGCGAAATTCCTTCAAGATCCCTCTGTGAAGACACCGGTATTTGTCCGATTCTCGACGGTAGCCGGATCACGGGGATCAGCCGAGACGGTGCGGGATGCCCGCGGATTCTCTACCAAATTCTATACAGAGGAAGGGAATTACGATTTAGTCGGAAATAATATGCCCGTCTTTTTTATTCAGGATGCGATCAAGTTCCCAGATTTAGTACATGCGCTTAAGCCTGAGCCGCACAATGAAATGCCTCAGGCCGCATCGGCTCACGATACCTTTTGGGATTTCATAGCCAATAACCAAGAATCGGCCCATATGGCAATGTGGCTGATGTCGGACCGCGCTATTCCACGTAGCTTCAGAATGATGGAAGGGTTTGGGGTGCATACTTTCAGGTTGATTAATGAGCAAGGAAAAGCCCATTTTGTTAAATTCCACTGGAAACCGGTGCTCGGTGTACACTCTTTAGTGTGGGACGAAGCTCAGAAAATATCAGGTGCGGACCCTGACTTTCATCGCCGTGATTTATGGGAATCGATTGAAGCCGGCAACTTTCCGGAATACGAATTGGGCATTCAGCTTCTAAGTGAAGAAGATGAATTTAAGTTTGATTTTGACGTGCTGGATCCTACAAAGCTCTGGCCAGAGGAAGATGTACCTGTACAGATTGTTGGGAAAATGACCTTGAACCGCAACGTGGATAATGTCTTCGCCGAAACGGAGCAGGTAGCTTTCCACCCTGGACATGTGGTTCCAGGCATCGATTTCACCAATGATCCACTGCTTCAGGGCAGATTGTTCTCATATACGGATACTCAGCTAATTCGGCTTGGCGGTCCTAACTTCCATGAGTTGCCGATCAATAGACCGGTATGTCCTTTCCACAACAATCAACGTGACGGGTATGGACGGCAGACGATTAATCAGGGTTCAGTGAGCTATCACAATAATTCGCTTGCTAACAATACGCCTGCACCTGCAACAGAGGATGAAGGTGGTTATGTACATTATCAGGAGAAGGTTGAGGGCCGTAAGGTGCGTAGCCGGAGCAAAAGCTTTGAAGACCATTTTTCACAAGCCAAGCTGTTCTGGAACAGCATGAGTGCTCCAGAAAAAGCGCATATTATTGAAGCCTATTCATTCGAGCTCGGGAAGGTAAAGAGTAAGTCTGTCCGGCAGCAGGTTGTAGATATGCTCGCGAACGTTACGTTAGAGCTTGCTGTGCCTGTAGCAGAAGCTATTGGGGCGACTTCACCGAAAACAGGGGGTTCCGAGGTAGCTCAAATCTCCCCGGCACTAAGTCAGGCAAATACGAAGAAGCACCCAAACACACGTAAAATAGGTGTGATTATAGGCGACAGATTTGATGAAGACTTGGTGATGCCTGTTCTGGATACGCTTATGAGAGCCGGGATCCAACCAGAAATAATCAGTGATAAGCTTGGATTTATTAAAGGCTCGAAGGGGACAGAGCTTGAAGTCATTCATACCTTATCCACGACAGATTCGGTGCTCTTTGATGCAATTTATGCAGCTGGTGGAAATTCGGAACATAAGAAATTCCATAAAGATACAGCGCAATTCCTGAACCAAGCCTATTCTCACTTTAAGCCCATAGCGGTGACTACTGAAAATGCTAAACTACTTGAAACGGCCGAGCATAGAAGCAGTCCGGGTGTAATCATTGGAGATGGCGGAGAGGTGTTCGCTGCCAGCCTTGTCGCGGCAATTACTGCCCATCGTTTTTGGGAACGTATGAATGAATAA
- a CDS encoding potassium channel family protein produces MHLFLRISTKMMRLRKRTIGLIILIFIVLSASIAYLIEPGTFHSWFNAFYWVMTTMATVGYGDYFAETVVGKLFTMFLYIFGIGLLSLVIGKVIDSIAEVQRRRGAGTLSFRGKDHVILINWSKKAQAAVEEILCYSPKCHIVIIDETGSHPLEHMDQVHFISGDASSDEILLKANIHEARAAIVFGDTKIDEASLIDGKSLLIASSIERIAPQVHTTVEIMQEKNIQNFRHVQVNEFVLSHDAISRLAVRSALQEGNSEVITQLLSRKYGDDIYEIPVNTTWKTYGDAFQSLLLQGATLLADRSDLSINRKLDQAIPKDARLYVVSDEATYRRIKG; encoded by the coding sequence ATGCATCTGTTTCTGAGAATTTCCACCAAGATGATGCGGTTACGTAAACGGACGATAGGGCTAATCATTCTGATCTTTATAGTTCTTAGTGCGTCGATTGCTTACCTGATCGAGCCGGGTACGTTTCACAGTTGGTTTAATGCATTTTATTGGGTCATGACAACGATGGCGACCGTAGGATATGGAGATTATTTTGCAGAGACCGTAGTTGGAAAGCTGTTTACCATGTTTCTATATATCTTTGGTATCGGCCTCCTCAGCTTGGTTATTGGTAAGGTCATTGACTCCATAGCGGAGGTGCAGAGAAGGAGAGGAGCGGGAACGTTGAGCTTTCGGGGAAAGGATCATGTGATTCTGATTAATTGGAGTAAGAAAGCACAAGCTGCCGTAGAGGAGATTCTATGCTATTCGCCGAAATGCCACATTGTCATCATTGATGAGACAGGAAGTCATCCTCTGGAGCATATGGATCAAGTTCACTTTATAAGTGGCGATGCCTCCAGTGATGAGATTCTTCTTAAGGCTAACATCCATGAAGCAAGAGCAGCCATTGTGTTCGGGGACACAAAGATTGATGAAGCATCGCTGATCGACGGCAAATCTTTGTTAATTGCCTCTAGCATTGAGCGCATTGCACCACAAGTACATACGACTGTAGAAATAATGCAAGAGAAGAATATTCAGAATTTCAGGCATGTCCAAGTAAACGAGTTCGTTCTTTCGCATGATGCCATCTCCAGACTGGCTGTTCGTTCTGCACTGCAAGAGGGCAACTCTGAGGTGATAACGCAGCTGCTGAGCCGTAAATATGGTGATGATATTTATGAGATTCCAGTGAATACTACGTGGAAGACTTATGGGGACGCGTTTCAGAGCCTGCTTCTGCAAGGTGCAACCTTATTGGCGGATCGTAGCGATCTAAGTATCAATCGAAAGCTGGATCAGGCTATTCCTAAGGATGCTAGATTGTATGTTGTTTCCGATGAAGCGACGTATCGTAGGATTAAGGGTTAG